A window from Spiroplasma endosymbiont of Aspidapion aeneum encodes these proteins:
- the pstA gene encoding phosphate ABC transporter permease PstA produces the protein MKKKDSFKAYHNIPKPNHARLDTFSKNFITFITSIILIILMILFGFIVYKASGLFKKVSFFHFLIDDWNPGNKSYSTFGIGKIIISTVVLLLYALLISVPITIFSSIFISEYLSKRLKRTFMIIIQLLAGIPSVVFGLFAFDQIGSFTIRMGAKSSGNLTTAAITLAFMALPTMITLSVNAIEAVPDGYRWGSLALGVTKERTSVRIVFKSALPGIISAIVMGIARIVGETMAVILIAGNSTNGVVTNSGFSNFIFSSIRTLAGTIGLEMLENSGPEHEKALYAIGLFLFVLVIIINLIILFISADRSEKRAKRNKKLRAKSSLNSDTKYVYVFSKTQLKEIVNYNSERGFYKKIESLFIKFLLWISIIEIIFFISLILVSVFYKGIMGWQWKNFTQINGQKSGIASAFSVTILLVFLTIFISVPIALVVAIYLSEYAPQKSKFVQAIRFSINVLASTPSIVFGIFGLTMFINIFSMGMSILTGSLTMCFVVLPMLIINFENSLESVSKSNKIAAYGMGLRKISVIIRIVVPCAMKGLLTGLVLCISRIIGEAAPVYLTLGTVARAPINGFLSPGSTMTTMIYTLSTESSSNSAKGDAYQTSLVLVMLMLFINFFGDYLSRDVEYVANKKISLKLKILRFQKKHSFKMIGKASGSFILNSYKAIINKSKSLKIENIKSTTKKIKERNKKIKDIYKKAKRRR, from the coding sequence ATGAAAAAAAAAGATTCCTTTAAAGCATATCATAATATCCCAAAACCAAATCATGCAAGGCTTGATACGTTTTCTAAAAATTTTATAACTTTTATAACATCAATAATATTGATTATTTTAATGATACTTTTTGGTTTTATAGTATATAAAGCCAGTGGTTTATTTAAAAAAGTAAGTTTTTTTCACTTTTTAATTGATGATTGAAATCCGGGAAATAAATCATATTCAACTTTTGGTATCGGTAAAATAATTATTTCAACTGTTGTATTATTGCTGTATGCTCTTTTAATAAGTGTTCCAATAACGATATTTTCTTCAATTTTTATATCTGAATATTTATCTAAAAGACTCAAGAGAACATTTATGATAATTATTCAATTGCTCGCCGGCATACCATCTGTAGTTTTTGGTCTTTTTGCATTTGATCAGATTGGTTCCTTTACAATAAGAATGGGTGCTAAATCTAGTGGAAATTTAACAACAGCTGCCATTACACTAGCGTTTATGGCCTTGCCAACAATGATTACATTATCTGTAAATGCTATAGAGGCGGTGCCAGATGGATATCGATGAGGTTCTTTAGCGCTTGGAGTCACTAAAGAAAGAACATCTGTAAGAATTGTTTTTAAATCAGCTTTGCCTGGAATCATTTCTGCTATAGTTATGGGAATTGCAAGAATTGTTGGAGAGACAATGGCGGTTATATTAATAGCTGGAAATTCGACAAATGGTGTTGTAACTAATAGTGGATTTTCTAATTTTATCTTTTCATCGATTAGAACACTGGCCGGAACCATAGGGCTTGAGATGTTAGAAAATAGTGGTCCGGAACATGAAAAGGCACTTTATGCCATTGGTTTATTTTTGTTTGTTTTAGTGATAATTATTAATTTAATAATTCTTTTTATTAGTGCTGATAGAAGTGAAAAAAGAGCAAAAAGAAACAAGAAGCTACGAGCAAAAAGTTCATTAAATAGCGACACCAAATATGTTTATGTTTTTAGCAAAACTCAACTAAAAGAAATTGTAAATTATAATAGTGAACGTGGTTTTTATAAAAAAATAGAGAGTTTATTTATTAAATTTTTATTATGAATATCAATCATTGAAATTATTTTCTTTATTTCTTTAATTTTGGTAAGTGTGTTCTATAAGGGCATTATGGGTTGGCAATGGAAAAACTTTACACAAATAAATGGACAAAAATCTGGAATTGCTTCAGCTTTTTCTGTAACAATTTTATTAGTTTTTTTAACCATTTTCATCTCTGTTCCTATTGCGTTGGTAGTTGCAATATATCTTTCAGAGTATGCCCCACAAAAGTCAAAATTTGTTCAGGCAATAAGATTTTCAATTAATGTTCTAGCATCTACACCGAGTATTGTTTTTGGTATTTTTGGATTAACGATGTTCATTAATATTTTTTCTATGGGAATGTCTATACTAACAGGATCATTAACAATGTGTTTTGTTGTTCTACCAATGCTTATTATTAATTTTGAAAATTCATTAGAGTCTGTTTCCAAGAGCAATAAAATAGCAGCATATGGAATGGGTCTAAGAAAGATATCTGTTATTATTAGAATAGTAGTTCCATGCGCAATGAAGGGGTTATTAACTGGCTTAGTACTTTGTATTTCTAGAATAATAGGAGAGGCCGCCCCAGTTTACCTTACATTAGGAACTGTTGCTCGAGCACCAATTAATGGGTTTTTATCTCCCGGTTCAACAATGACGACAATGATTTACACACTATCAACAGAGTCCTCTTCAAACTCTGCTAAAGGTGATGCGTATCAAACATCTTTAGTTTTGGTGATGTTAATGTTATTTATTAATTTTTTTGGGGATTATTTATCTAGAGATGTTGAATATGTTGCAAATAAAAAAATAAGTTTAAAATTGAAAATTTTGAGATTTCAAAAAAAACATTCTTTTAAAATGATTGGCAAAGCTTCTGGGTCATTTATCTTAAATAGCTATAAAGCTATAATTAATAAAAGTAAATCTCTTAAAATTGAGAACATTAAATCAACTACAAAAAAAATAAAAGAAAGAAATAAAAAAATAAAAGATATCTATAAAAAAGCGAAAAGGAGGAGATAA